A single window of Rhodococcus jostii RHA1 DNA harbors:
- a CDS encoding glycoside hydrolase family 65 protein yields the protein MDDKGYEISPWQLRWRGLDLEALHATESTFALSNGHIGIRGTFEEGEPRGLPGTYLNGFYEQRPLPYAEAGYGYPEDGQTIVNVTDGSIIRLLVEDEPMDMRYGSAPAHERVLDFRSGTLRRTTEWTSPTGRRVRIHSERLVSFTSRAVAAIHYEVEPLDGDIELVLQSDLLANEHIPARTDDPRVAAALDTPLVSDFAAAHDFRAVLAHHTRASGLRMAAGMDHEVDYPANGRCSIETEEDLARLTVAVDIPQGERLKVTKYLAYGWSARRSTPALRGQVEGALAGALETGWDTLLKRQREYLDTFWETADVEIDGDAELQQAVRFALFHVLQAGARGESRAIPAKGLTGPGYDGHAFWDTETFVLPLLTYTVPDSARDALRWRHSTLDKAKNRAVQLGQAGAVFPWRSIDGEECSGYWPAGTAAFHVGADVAAATSRYLAATGDEEFEAECGVELLVETARLWTSLGHHNAQGEFRIDGVTGPDEYTAVADNNVFTNLMAQKNLRDAAAACERRPGLARELGVDDEEAALWRDAAEHMRIPFDDALGVHQQSDAFTHHAEWDFEGTPPEHYPLLLHYPYFDLYRKQVVKQADLVLAMYLRGDAFTDEQKIANFAYYEALTVRDSSLSACVQSVMAAEVGQLQLAYDYLAEAALTDLHDLHANVENGLHIASLAGTWMACVAGFGGMRDHGGNISFAPRIPSQLVNLSFRMTVRGSQIHVDIRAKTATYRLLSGEPVQLAHHGNPFILDSFPVTRPIPELPIAAPVRQPYGRAPVRRG from the coding sequence ATGGACGACAAGGGCTACGAGATCTCGCCGTGGCAGCTGCGCTGGCGCGGACTGGATCTGGAGGCGCTGCACGCCACCGAATCCACCTTCGCACTGTCCAACGGACACATCGGGATTCGTGGCACGTTCGAGGAGGGTGAACCGCGCGGTCTCCCCGGCACCTACCTCAACGGGTTCTACGAGCAACGTCCCCTGCCGTACGCGGAGGCGGGCTACGGCTACCCCGAGGACGGGCAGACCATCGTGAACGTGACCGACGGCAGCATCATCCGCCTGCTCGTGGAGGACGAGCCCATGGACATGCGGTACGGGAGTGCACCGGCGCACGAGCGCGTCCTCGACTTCCGATCGGGCACCCTGCGCCGCACCACCGAGTGGACGTCGCCGACCGGTCGCCGCGTGCGCATCCATTCGGAACGTCTGGTCTCGTTCACCTCGCGTGCGGTCGCCGCCATCCACTACGAGGTCGAGCCGCTCGACGGTGACATCGAACTCGTCCTGCAGTCGGATCTACTCGCCAACGAACACATCCCGGCCCGCACGGACGACCCGAGAGTCGCTGCCGCCCTGGATACTCCATTGGTCTCCGATTTCGCTGCCGCCCACGACTTCAGGGCGGTCCTCGCCCACCACACGCGTGCGTCGGGACTGCGGATGGCCGCGGGGATGGACCACGAGGTCGACTACCCCGCCAACGGGCGGTGCAGCATCGAGACCGAGGAGGATCTGGCTCGGCTCACCGTGGCCGTCGACATCCCCCAGGGTGAACGCCTGAAGGTAACGAAATATCTGGCGTACGGCTGGTCGGCGCGGCGGTCGACTCCGGCCCTGCGCGGCCAGGTGGAGGGGGCGCTCGCCGGAGCACTCGAAACCGGCTGGGACACCCTGCTGAAACGCCAGCGCGAGTATCTCGACACCTTCTGGGAGACAGCGGACGTCGAGATCGACGGCGACGCGGAACTGCAGCAGGCGGTGCGGTTCGCGCTGTTCCACGTGCTGCAGGCCGGTGCCCGCGGTGAATCGCGGGCGATCCCGGCGAAGGGCCTGACCGGGCCCGGATACGACGGTCATGCGTTCTGGGACACCGAGACGTTCGTCCTCCCCCTGCTCACGTACACGGTGCCGGACTCGGCCCGCGACGCACTGCGCTGGCGGCACTCCACGCTCGACAAGGCGAAGAACCGCGCCGTACAGCTGGGGCAGGCAGGCGCCGTGTTCCCGTGGCGGTCGATCGACGGAGAAGAATGCTCCGGCTACTGGCCCGCGGGAACCGCAGCCTTCCACGTGGGTGCCGATGTCGCCGCGGCCACGTCCCGGTACCTGGCCGCGACCGGGGACGAGGAGTTCGAAGCCGAATGCGGCGTCGAACTGCTCGTGGAGACCGCCCGGCTGTGGACATCGCTCGGCCACCACAATGCGCAGGGCGAGTTCCGCATCGACGGTGTCACCGGGCCGGACGAGTACACCGCCGTCGCCGACAACAACGTGTTCACCAATCTCATGGCGCAGAAGAATCTGCGCGACGCGGCGGCCGCCTGCGAGAGACGCCCCGGCCTGGCGCGCGAGCTCGGTGTGGACGACGAGGAAGCAGCGCTCTGGCGAGATGCCGCCGAGCACATGCGCATTCCGTTCGACGACGCTCTCGGCGTGCACCAGCAATCCGACGCCTTCACGCACCACGCCGAGTGGGACTTCGAAGGCACACCACCCGAGCATTATCCGCTGCTGCTCCACTACCCGTACTTCGATCTCTACCGCAAGCAGGTGGTGAAGCAGGCCGACCTGGTGCTGGCGATGTATCTTCGGGGCGACGCCTTCACCGACGAACAGAAGATCGCCAATTTCGCCTATTATGAGGCCCTGACGGTTCGGGACTCGTCCCTGTCGGCGTGCGTGCAGTCCGTGATGGCAGCCGAGGTCGGGCAACTTCAACTCGCCTACGACTACCTCGCCGAGGCCGCCCTGACCGATCTCCACGACCTCCACGCCAACGTGGAGAACGGATTGCACATCGCCTCACTCGCCGGGACGTGGATGGCGTGCGTCGCGGGATTCGGTGGGATGCGCGACCACGGCGGCAACATCTCGTTCGCACCGCGGATCCCATCGCAGCTGGTCAATCTGTCGTTCCGGATGACGGTGCGGGGCAGCCAGATCCACGTGGACATCCGCGCCAAGACCGCAACCTACCGCCTGCTGTCCGGTGAACCGGTTCAGCTCGCCCACCACGGCAACCCGTTCATTCTCGACTCCTTCCCGGTCACGCGGCCGATCCCGGAACTGCCGATTGCCGCGCCGGTGCGGCAACCGTACGGGCGCGCACCCGTGCGTCGGGGCTGA
- a CDS encoding HAD family hydrolase: MGLPDAISACLFDLDGVLTATAVLHRKAWKRTFDEFLKHREGANFRPFTDQDYYDYVDGRPRADGVRTFLTSRNITLPEGSPDDPPGAETVNGVGNSKNRLLLKVIEEEGVSPYPGSVRYISAAYDAGLKIAVVTSSANGKAVLDAADLSRYVHVRIDGVVISEQGLRGKPAPDSFLAAARALNVHPDQAAVFEDALSGVEAGRAGEFGYVVGVNRNDQAEALREHGADVVVNDLAELLER; this comes from the coding sequence ATGGGACTGCCTGATGCTATCTCGGCCTGCTTGTTCGATCTCGATGGTGTGCTCACGGCAACGGCGGTGCTGCACCGGAAGGCGTGGAAACGCACGTTCGACGAGTTCCTGAAGCATCGCGAGGGCGCCAACTTCCGGCCGTTCACCGACCAGGACTACTACGACTACGTCGACGGACGTCCCCGCGCCGACGGGGTCCGGACCTTTCTCACGTCCCGCAACATCACGTTGCCGGAGGGGTCGCCGGACGATCCACCCGGCGCCGAGACCGTGAACGGTGTCGGGAACAGCAAGAACCGGCTGCTGCTGAAAGTCATCGAGGAGGAGGGCGTCAGCCCCTATCCCGGTTCGGTCCGCTACATCAGCGCGGCGTACGACGCCGGCCTGAAGATCGCCGTCGTCACGTCGTCTGCGAACGGCAAGGCCGTCCTCGACGCGGCCGATCTCAGCCGCTACGTGCACGTCCGCATCGACGGGGTGGTGATCAGCGAGCAGGGTCTCCGCGGGAAACCCGCGCCGGATTCGTTTCTCGCGGCCGCCCGCGCCCTCAACGTGCACCCCGATCAGGCGGCCGTTTTCGAGGACGCCCTGTCCGGAGTGGAAGCGGGGCGGGCAGGCGAATTCGGCTACGTCGTCGGGGTGAATCGCAACGATCAGGCCGAGGCGTTACGTGAGCACGGCGCCGACGTGGTGGTGAACGACCTGGCCGAACTCCTGGAAAGGTGA
- a CDS encoding ester cyclase yields MEEPAPSEHVKSLAVRAMEIMANGSRADFDSVVHTDAFNRESATEPPRTRGRGPDAFYATAVWLRSAFAELRFDVEHVVVEGDLAVAFTIMKGRHVGPFVVYDEQGSIDQVFAPTGRSLAVNQSHWLRVEGGRVIEHWATRDDLGQAVQLGWVPPTPLSMVRNAWAKRAARRNALH; encoded by the coding sequence ATGGAGGAACCGGCCCCGTCGGAGCACGTGAAATCCCTCGCCGTTCGCGCGATGGAGATCATGGCGAACGGAAGCCGCGCCGATTTCGATTCCGTCGTCCACACGGACGCATTCAACCGGGAGAGCGCGACGGAACCCCCGCGGACGCGAGGGCGTGGACCCGACGCGTTCTACGCTACCGCGGTGTGGCTGCGCTCCGCGTTCGCCGAGCTGCGGTTCGACGTCGAGCATGTCGTCGTCGAGGGCGACCTCGCCGTCGCCTTTACGATCATGAAGGGCAGGCACGTCGGACCATTCGTCGTCTACGACGAGCAGGGGTCGATCGACCAGGTGTTCGCGCCGACGGGACGATCGTTGGCGGTCAACCAGTCGCACTGGTTGCGCGTCGAAGGCGGCCGCGTCATCGAGCACTGGGCCACCCGGGACGACCTCGGTCAGGCGGTCCAGCTGGGCTGGGTGCCGCCGACGCCGCTGTCCATGGTCCGCAATGCCTGGGCCAAACGTGCAGCGCGCAGGAATGCATTGCACTGA
- a CDS encoding glycosyltransferase, which translates to MARILFVTWDGGGNVPPALGIATEARNRGHQVRFLGHAQQRRRIERHGFRFTPYVHARPWQSTTNHPGITGLYQSLAVFTDAGPGIDLLDTVAREPIDVVVVDCLLYGALQAAADAHLTRVTLVHTYYEFMYQGVTRGVTPVMARLKGQRPLRLWTSSDLALVTTDKDLDPASHRSLPASVHYTGVVRHPMPSPLTPVSERDPLILVSLSSLNFDGQQRALQNILEAVGGLPAHTVVTTGPSVDPTGFTAGPNTEVHGYVPHEQILPTATLVIGHGGHDTTMRALAHDLPLVILPIHPALDQKMIGRSLEQRGVARCLRKTAAPERIRSAVGKLLVAGPHRTTAATLGARIRAHDGAVHAADLIDQLPIRERRRGVR; encoded by the coding sequence ATGGCACGCATCCTGTTCGTCACCTGGGACGGCGGCGGCAACGTGCCACCCGCTCTCGGCATCGCGACGGAGGCACGCAACCGCGGTCACCAGGTTCGATTTCTCGGGCACGCCCAGCAACGCCGGCGGATCGAAAGACACGGTTTCCGGTTCACGCCCTACGTCCACGCGCGACCCTGGCAGTCGACCACAAATCATCCCGGTATCACTGGGTTGTACCAATCGCTTGCCGTCTTCACCGACGCCGGGCCTGGAATCGATCTACTCGACACCGTCGCGCGCGAGCCGATAGACGTGGTCGTGGTCGACTGCCTGCTGTATGGGGCCCTGCAGGCCGCCGCCGACGCGCACCTGACGCGTGTGACGTTGGTGCACACCTACTACGAGTTCATGTATCAAGGCGTGACACGTGGGGTGACGCCCGTGATGGCCCGTCTGAAAGGTCAGCGGCCACTGAGGCTGTGGACGTCATCGGACCTGGCGCTGGTGACGACCGACAAGGACCTCGATCCGGCCTCCCATCGAAGCCTGCCCGCCTCAGTCCACTACACCGGGGTGGTGCGACATCCGATGCCGTCCCCGTTGACACCGGTGTCCGAACGCGATCCGCTGATCCTGGTCAGCCTCAGCAGCCTCAACTTCGACGGGCAACAGCGGGCCTTGCAGAACATCCTCGAGGCTGTCGGTGGACTGCCTGCCCATACCGTTGTCACCACCGGACCGTCCGTCGACCCGACAGGCTTCACGGCGGGTCCGAACACCGAAGTGCACGGTTACGTTCCACACGAACAGATCCTGCCGACCGCCACCCTCGTTATCGGACACGGCGGACACGACACCACTATGCGCGCCCTCGCGCACGACCTGCCCTTGGTCATTCTGCCGATCCACCCGGCGCTCGACCAGAAGATGATCGGCCGCAGTCTGGAGCAGCGCGGCGTCGCCCGTTGCCTCCGCAAGACGGCAGCGCCCGAGCGCATCCGGTCGGCAGTTGGCAAGCTGCTCGTGGCCGGACCACACAGGACGACCGCAGCAACTCTGGGAGCCCGGATCCGGGCCCATGACGGTGCCGTTCATGCCGCGGACCTCATCGATCAACTGCCGATCCGAGAACGACGGAGGGGAGTGCGATGA